The following proteins are encoded in a genomic region of Musa acuminata AAA Group cultivar baxijiao chromosome BXJ2-11, Cavendish_Baxijiao_AAA, whole genome shotgun sequence:
- the LOC103971697 gene encoding ammonium transporter 1 member 1, with translation MSSCLSELTPLLGGAANSSAAADYICNQFTDAGFAIDTTYLLFSAYLVFAMQLGFAMLCAGSVRAKNTMNIMLTNVLDAAAGGLFYYLFGFAFAFGGPSNGFIGKHFFGLKEVPQSNFDYSNFLYQWAFAIAAAGITSGSIAERTQFVAYLIYSAFLTGFVYPVVSHWFWSGDGWAAAGRNPGESLLFKSGVIDFAGSGVVHMVGGIAGLWGALIEGPRIGRFDHTGRSVALRGHSATLVVLGTFLLWFGWYGFNPGSFNVIFKTYGPSGSIHGQWSAVGRTAVTTTLAGCTAALTTLFGKRLQTGHWNAVDVCNGLLGGFAAITSGCSVVDPWAAIICGFVSAWVLIGLNKLAATLKFDDPLEAAQLHGGCGAWGIIFTALFAREKYVNEVYQGRPGRPYGLFMGGGGRLLAAHVIQILVILGWVSCTMCPLFFALHKLGLLRISAEDEMAGMDLTRHGGFAYVYHDEDSSAHDGGGGFMLKSAAARVEPRPTPATTNQV, from the exons ATGTCGTCATGCTTGTCGGAGTTGACGCCGCTGCTGGGCGGGGCCGCCAACTCCTCCGCGGCTGCCGACTACATCTGCAACCAGTTCACGGACGCCGGCTTCGCCATCGACACCACTTACCTCCTCTTCTCCGCCTACCTCGTCTTCGCTATGCAGCTCGGCTTCGCCATGCTGTGCGCTGGTTCGGTTCGCGCCAAGAACACCATGAACATCATGCTCACTAACGTGCTCGACGCGGCGGCCGGCGGGCTCTTCTACTACCTCTTCGGGTTTGCCTTTGCTTTCGGCGGCCCCTCCAACGGCTTCATCGGGAAGCACTTCTTCGGCCTCAAGGAGGTGCCGCAGTCCAACTTCGATTATTCCAACTTTCTCTACCAGTGGGCCTTCGCAATCGCCGCCGCCGGCATCACCTCCGGCTCCATCGCCGAGCGCACCCAGTTCGTCGCCTACCTCATCTACTCTGCCTTCCTCACCGGCTTCGTTTACCCCGTCGTCTCCCACTG GTTTTGGTCGGGAGATGGGTGGGCGGCGGCGGGCCGGAACCCGGGGGAGTCGCTGCTGTTCAAGTCGGGGGTGATCGACTTCGCGGGTTCGGGCGTGGTGCACATGGTAGGGGGCATCGCGGGGCTGTGGGGCGCCCTCATCGAGGGCCCCCGCATCGGCCGCTTCGACCACACGGGGCGCTCCGTGGCCCTTCGCGGCCACTCGGCCACTCTGGTGGTGCTCGGCACCTTCCTCCTCTGGTTCGGCTGGTACGGCTTCAACCCGGGATCCTTCAACGTCATCTTCAAGACCTACGGCCCCAGCGGGTCCATCCACGGCCAGTGGTCCGCCGTCGGGCGCACTGCCGTCACCACCACCCTCGCCGGCTGCACCGCCGCGCTCACCACCCTCTTCGGGAAGCGCCTCCAGACGGGCCACTGGAACGCGGTCGACGTCTGCAACGGCCTCCTCGGCGGCTTCGCGGCCATCACCTCCGGCTGCTCCGTGGTGGACCCGTGGGCGGCCATCATCTGCGGCTTCGTCTCCGCCTGGGTCCTCATCGGCCTCAACAAGCTGGCCGCCACGCTCAAGTTCGACGACCCCCTCGAGGCCGCGCAGCTGCACGGCGGGTGCGGCGCCTGGGGGATCATCTTCACGGCCCTCTTCGCGAGGGAGAAGTACGTGAACGAGGTGTACCAGGGGCGGCCAGGGCGGCCCTACGGGCTCTTCATGGGCGGCGGCGGCAGGCTACTGGCCGCCCACGTCATCCAGATCCTGGTCATCCTGGGGTGGGTGAGCTGCACCATGTGTCCATTATTCTTCGCGCTGCACAAGCTGGGCCTGCTCAGGATCTCCGCCGAGGACGAGATGGCCGGGATGGACCTCACACGCCACGGCGGCTTCGCCTACGTCTACCACGACGAGGACTCCAGCGCGCACGACGGCGGCGGCGGGTTCATGCTCAAGTCTGCGGCGGCGCGGGTGGAGCCGCGGCCCACCCCGGCGACCACCAACCAGGTGTAG